The Methylomicrobium agile genome has a segment encoding these proteins:
- a CDS encoding GTPase, giving the protein MAYDYSDLADHTRQWAAQAAEVGWIDRDMPEQESLPRTGTPSALFGQGQGRPLLVAFMGGTGVGKSSLLNRLAGKAIARTGIERPTSREVTLYHHRSVALRHLPEHLPIASVKTAPHDDEAKRHIIWIDMPDFDSIDQANRHLVLEWLPHIDVLIYVVSPERYRDEKAWRLLLAEGARHAWLFVLNQWDRGQPEQFEDFKRQLSKAGFVDPIVFKTICAEDGQEDEFSALAKMLTDLANEHTVQQLEQRGLKVRLDELRCALEQYRQALAGDAAFKELSPLWQQQWQRTGQLLLEGFAWPVRQLADYYAEHAVGLLTHPATGKYPSTQADALLWDAWAKARFDDALDEFVLQAEQRGIPAQPLKRQLAPLREKAPKIIETQSELAVRQSLANPGNTLQRTLLSGARIAEILLPLAALSWVGYQVFTGYEYSNETHLAYLGVDFLIHSSLVVAISWLTPWFIARKLKPSLQASALRGLQKGLAQAFASIGSEALAAIDRMKDLHAEQQRQVADLLGHCAALESRQQTTIDSSSPLQRMLIR; this is encoded by the coding sequence ATGGCTTACGATTACTCTGATTTGGCGGATCATACCCGCCAGTGGGCCGCACAAGCGGCGGAGGTGGGCTGGATCGATCGGGACATGCCGGAACAGGAAAGCCTTCCGCGGACCGGTACGCCGAGCGCCCTGTTCGGCCAAGGGCAGGGCCGGCCGTTGCTGGTGGCGTTCATGGGCGGTACCGGCGTCGGCAAGAGTTCGCTGTTGAACCGGCTGGCCGGCAAGGCGATTGCCAGAACCGGCATTGAACGGCCGACTTCGCGCGAGGTGACCCTGTATCACCACCGTTCGGTCGCGCTCCGGCATTTGCCCGAGCATCTGCCGATCGCCAGCGTGAAGACCGCGCCGCACGACGACGAGGCGAAACGGCATATTATCTGGATCGACATGCCCGATTTCGACAGCATCGACCAGGCCAACCGGCATCTGGTGCTGGAATGGCTGCCGCATATCGACGTACTGATCTATGTGGTCAGTCCGGAACGCTACCGCGACGAGAAGGCCTGGCGGCTGCTGTTGGCGGAAGGGGCGCGGCACGCCTGGCTGTTCGTATTGAATCAATGGGACCGCGGCCAACCGGAACAATTCGAGGACTTCAAACGCCAGTTGAGCAAGGCCGGTTTCGTCGACCCGATCGTTTTCAAGACGATCTGCGCGGAAGACGGGCAGGAAGACGAATTCAGCGCCTTGGCAAAGATGCTCACCGATCTGGCCAACGAGCATACCGTGCAGCAGCTCGAACAGCGCGGGCTTAAGGTCCGCCTCGACGAGCTCCGCTGCGCGCTGGAACAATACCGGCAGGCTTTGGCCGGCGATGCGGCATTCAAGGAGCTCTCTCCGCTTTGGCAGCAGCAATGGCAGCGTACCGGGCAGTTGCTGCTGGAAGGCTTCGCCTGGCCGGTCAGGCAATTGGCCGATTATTATGCGGAACATGCGGTCGGCTTGCTGACCCATCCGGCGACCGGAAAATATCCTTCGACTCAGGCCGATGCGCTGCTATGGGACGCTTGGGCGAAAGCCCGGTTCGACGATGCCCTCGACGAGTTCGTGCTGCAGGCCGAGCAGCGCGGCATTCCGGCGCAGCCGCTCAAGCGGCAACTGGCTCCGCTTCGCGAAAAAGCGCCGAAAATCATCGAAACCCAAAGCGAACTGGCGGTGAGACAATCTCTCGCCAATCCCGGCAACACTCTGCAGCGGACTTTGCTGAGCGGGGCGCGCATCGCCGAAATCCTGCTGCCGCTGGCGGCCCTGAGCTGGGTCGGTTATCAGGTGTTTACCGGTTACGAGTACAGCAACGAAACCCATCTGGCGTACCTGGGCGTCGATTTTCTGATTCACAGCAGCCTGGTGGTCGCGATCAGCTGGCTGACGCCCTGGTTCATCGCCAGAAAACTGAAGCCTTCGCTGCAGGCCAGCGCACTGCGCGGCTTGCAAAAAGGCCTGGCGCAGGCGTTTGCGTCGATCGGTTCCGAAGCCTTGGCGGCGATCGATCGGATGAAAGATTTGCATGCCGAACAGCAAAGGCAGGTCGCCGATCTGCTTGGCCACTGCGCCGCACTCGAAAGCCGGCAGCAGACCACGATCGACAGCAGCAGTCCGCTGCAACGGATGTTGATTCGTTAA
- a CDS encoding MgtC/SapB family protein, which translates to MEFADLIATIPPILIQFGMTVAFAFVVGLEFRRYHQINQYQLHFGSTRTFVLIAILGFMLFSLDSGKLLFAMGFLLFGAALLIYYWHLAAKGIFSIFSPLLGLLIYLIGPIAITFPNWFLVLFAVVLILMLGAKPVIHRFSDQLANDEVVTLAKFLIISGVILPLLPDRPIAPALPVTYYKVWLAVIIVSGFSYLSYLIHSYFYKSRGLMITAVLAGLYSSTVATIMIGRRARNLPGAESYVSAALITATTMMYLRLLAIIFLFDLHAGLRLLLPFLPIIVLSVIAVAALVHYKNECPSEADTVDVGHPLELSTAVLFAALFMVFTFVTQYVISHFGRSGLNFLAIAVGLTDIYPFILSLLSGKFQVSESAIVAAVVLASGSNNLLKAAYAIFFARNASVRFGAVWLILLFLASIAYAYALIV; encoded by the coding sequence ATGGAATTCGCCGACCTGATCGCGACCATTCCCCCCATCCTGATCCAGTTCGGGATGACGGTCGCCTTTGCGTTCGTGGTCGGGCTCGAATTTCGCCGCTATCATCAAATCAATCAATACCAGCTTCATTTCGGCAGCACCCGGACCTTTGTATTGATTGCGATTCTGGGCTTTATGCTGTTTTCGCTCGATTCCGGCAAGCTGCTGTTCGCCATGGGATTTCTACTGTTTGGGGCGGCGCTGCTGATTTATTATTGGCACTTGGCCGCGAAAGGCATCTTTTCGATCTTCAGCCCGCTGCTGGGGCTGCTGATCTATCTGATCGGTCCGATCGCGATTACTTTTCCGAACTGGTTCCTGGTGCTGTTTGCGGTAGTGCTGATCCTGATGCTCGGCGCGAAGCCGGTCATTCACCGTTTTTCGGATCAGCTCGCGAACGACGAAGTCGTCACGCTCGCCAAATTCCTGATCATTTCCGGCGTGATTCTGCCCTTATTGCCGGATCGGCCGATCGCACCGGCACTGCCGGTCACTTATTACAAAGTCTGGCTGGCGGTGATCATCGTTTCCGGCTTTTCGTATCTCAGCTATCTGATCCACAGTTATTTTTATAAAAGCCGCGGCCTGATGATTACGGCCGTATTGGCCGGGCTGTATTCGAGTACGGTCGCCACCATCATGATCGGCCGGCGCGCACGCAATTTGCCGGGAGCCGAAAGCTATGTCTCGGCCGCATTGATCACCGCCACCACGATGATGTACCTGCGCCTGCTGGCGATTATTTTTCTGTTCGACCTGCATGCGGGCCTCCGGCTGCTGTTGCCTTTCCTCCCGATCATCGTGCTGTCGGTGATCGCCGTGGCGGCGTTGGTCCATTATAAAAACGAATGCCCCTCCGAAGCGGATACGGTCGATGTCGGCCACCCGCTGGAACTTTCCACCGCCGTTCTGTTTGCGGCGCTGTTCATGGTGTTTACCTTCGTCACCCAATACGTGATCAGCCATTTCGGGCGCTCCGGGCTGAATTTCCTGGCGATTGCGGTGGGATTGACGGATATCTATCCGTTCATCCTGTCGTTGTTGAGCGGAAAATTTCAGGTTTCCGAATCGGCAATCGTTGCCGCGGTCGTATTGGCCAGCGGCAGCAACAATCTCTTGAAAGCCGCCTATGCGATATTCTTCGCGCGCAACGCTTCGGTACGCTTCGGAGCCGTCTGGCTGATTCTTCTGTTTTTGGCATCCATCGCGTATGCATACGCGTTGATCGTTTGA
- a CDS encoding LOG family protein, whose protein sequence is MKQNRNILSCAHPLKEERSEPLPFQIPKPAEEDPEAPLRLKKILSSASYRQADQDVDFLNQDELRSFRLQVDFLKAEQTLKENRVENTIVVFGGTRIKEPGESKRKVDGLKAALESKPNDPLLLGKLRVAERVYAKSHYYHTAREFGRLVGESRRQAPDRACVVMTGGGPGLMEAANRGAYDSGALTVGLNINLPYEQFPNPYITPELCFRFHYFAMRKLHFLLRAKALVVFPGGYGTFDELFETLTLMQTRKIKQAPVVLVGESFWKEAFNVDFLICEGVIDPEDRELFWYAETAEEIWQSILDWYNVNGEPLL, encoded by the coding sequence ATGAAGCAAAACAGAAATATCCTTTCCTGCGCCCATCCCCTGAAAGAAGAACGATCCGAGCCCTTACCCTTCCAGATCCCCAAACCCGCCGAAGAAGATCCTGAAGCGCCGTTACGGCTGAAAAAGATCCTGTCCAGCGCCAGTTACCGCCAGGCCGACCAGGACGTCGACTTTCTGAATCAGGACGAACTGCGTTCGTTTCGTTTGCAGGTCGATTTTTTAAAAGCGGAGCAGACGCTCAAGGAAAACCGCGTCGAAAACACCATCGTGGTGTTCGGCGGCACGCGTATCAAGGAACCCGGCGAATCGAAGCGCAAGGTGGACGGCCTGAAAGCCGCGCTCGAAAGCAAGCCCAACGATCCCTTGCTGCTGGGAAAACTCCGGGTCGCCGAACGGGTTTACGCGAAAAGCCATTATTACCATACTGCGCGCGAATTCGGCCGCCTGGTCGGCGAGTCGCGGCGGCAGGCGCCCGACCGTGCCTGCGTGGTCATGACCGGCGGCGGCCCCGGCCTGATGGAAGCGGCCAACCGCGGGGCCTACGACAGCGGCGCGCTGACGGTCGGCCTGAACATCAACCTGCCTTACGAACAGTTTCCGAACCCGTATATCACGCCCGAATTGTGCTTCCGCTTTCATTATTTCGCGATGCGCAAACTGCATTTCCTGCTCCGCGCCAAGGCGCTGGTCGTGTTTCCGGGCGGCTACGGCACGTTCGACGAACTGTTCGAAACCCTGACCCTGATGCAGACCCGCAAGATCAAGCAGGCGCCGGTCGTGCTGGTAGGCGAGAGCTTCTGGAAGGAAGCGTTCAATGTCGATTTCCTGATCTGCGAAGGCGTGATCGATCCCGAAGACCGCGAGTTGTTCTGGTATGCGGAAACCGCCGAGGAAATCTGGCAAAGCATCCTGGACTGGTACAATGTCAACGGCGAGCCGCTGCTCTAA
- the def gene encoding peptide deformylase, with protein sequence MNRIREIAQLGAEVLRRQALPAAETNSAENRAVIAAMKATLANTQGVGLAAPQIGESVRIVIVASRPTPRYPDAPLMEPTVMINPSFETLSESIEKGWEGCLSIPGIRALVPRFKDIRVDYTDEQGHPVQIRLQDFIARVFQHEFDHLNGLVFLDRVENNRDIFSESEYLKFFS encoded by the coding sequence ATGAATCGGATAAGAGAAATTGCCCAACTGGGCGCCGAAGTGTTGCGGCGCCAGGCCCTGCCCGCCGCTGAAACGAACAGCGCCGAAAACCGCGCCGTGATCGCCGCGATGAAAGCGACGCTGGCCAATACCCAAGGCGTCGGTCTCGCCGCGCCGCAGATCGGCGAATCCGTGCGCATCGTGATCGTCGCCTCCCGCCCCACCCCGCGCTATCCGGACGCGCCTCTAATGGAACCGACCGTGATGATCAATCCCTCCTTCGAAACGCTTTCGGAAAGCATCGAAAAAGGCTGGGAGGGCTGCCTGAGCATTCCCGGAATTCGCGCCCTGGTCCCGCGCTTCAAAGACATCCGGGTCGACTATACCGACGAGCAAGGGCATCCGGTCCAAATCCGCCTGCAGGACTTCATCGCCCGCGTTTTTCAGCACGAATTCGACCATCTGAACGGCCTGGTCTTTCTGGACCGCGTCGAAAACAACCGGGACATTTTTTCCGAAAGCGAGTATCTTAAATTCTTCAGTTGA